AGCGATATGTACGGGATATTCCCCATGATAGTCGGCAGCCTCTACGTCACCGCCGGGGCAATCGTCGTCGGCGTGCCCGCGGGCATCCTGACGGCGATCTTCCTCTCCCGCTTCGCGAACGCGAGCATCGCGCGGCTGCTCAAACCCGCCGTCGAGCTGCTCGCCGGCATCCCGTCGGTCGTCTACGGCTTCTTTGGCCTCATGGTGGTCGTCCCCCTCGTGCGCTCGATCGGCCCGGGCAACGGACTGTCGCTGCTCGCCGCCTCCTTCCTCTTGGGCATCATGATCCTGCCCACCATCATCACCGTGTCGAAGAACGCCCTCGACGCGGTGCCCCGGAGCTACTACGAGGGGGCGCTCGCCCTGGGGGCAACGCACGAGCGCTCGGTCTTTCGCATCATCGTGCCGGCCGCGTTCTCGGGGATCATGGCGTCCGTCGTCCTGGGCGTGGGACGTGCCATCGGAGAGACGATGGCCGTGGTCATGGTGGCGGGAAACCAGGCCGTCATCCCCTCCTCCATCTTCGATGGCGTGCGCACGATGACCGCCAACATCGTGCTCGAGATGGGCTACGCCGCAGACCTGCATCGCGGAGCGCTCATCGCCACCGGCGTCGTGCTC
This window of the Coriobacteriaceae bacterium genome carries:
- the pstC gene encoding phosphate ABC transporter permease subunit PstC, with protein sequence MSRQTLKEGVARWLFAAAAAISILAVALICLFLFANGVPAMAQIGLPDFLLGTTWKPGSDMYGIFPMIVGSLYVTAGAIVVGVPAGILTAIFLSRFANASIARLLKPAVELLAGIPSVVYGFFGLMVVVPLVRSIGPGNGLSLLAASFLLGIMILPTIITVSKNALDAVPRSYYEGALALGATHERSVFRIIVPAAFSGIMASVVLGVGRAIGETMAVVMVAGNQAVIPSSIFDGVRTMTANIVLEMGYAADLHRGALIATGVVLFVFVMLISLLFGAIKKRGALR